From Funiculus sociatus GB2-C1, one genomic window encodes:
- a CDS encoding carbohydrate ABC transporter permease: MDTIRGREQRTSWILLLPALLLLLFVYAYPIGRAFWLSLFTENLGTELKPVFSGFANYARMAGDGRFWQSFWTTTIFTSASVFFELLLGMAIALVLNQKFLGRGLVRTTAILPWALPTALIGLAWAWIFNDQFGVVNDILLRLGLIKTGINWLGDPTLAMMAVIFADVWKTTPFISILLLAGLQSISPDLYEAHSIDGATPWQNFTRITLPLLLPQILIALLFRFAQAFGIFDLIAVMTGGGPGGATEVVSLYIYSTVMRYLDFGYGAALVVVTFLLLILAVAIASLLLTRSRAKTSGVA, encoded by the coding sequence ATGGATACAATTCGAGGGCGGGAACAAAGAACAAGTTGGATTTTATTACTACCAGCATTGCTGCTGCTTTTATTTGTCTATGCTTACCCAATTGGGCGAGCATTTTGGTTGAGTTTGTTTACGGAAAATTTGGGTACAGAATTAAAACCCGTTTTCTCTGGTTTTGCTAACTATGCGCGGATGGCGGGCGATGGTCGTTTCTGGCAGAGTTTTTGGACGACAACAATCTTCACGTCTGCATCAGTTTTCTTTGAGTTACTGTTAGGAATGGCGATCGCGCTAGTTCTGAATCAGAAATTTCTGGGACGAGGCTTAGTAAGAACCACCGCTATTTTACCTTGGGCTTTACCGACTGCTTTAATTGGTCTTGCCTGGGCTTGGATTTTTAACGATCAATTTGGAGTTGTTAACGATATTCTACTGCGGTTAGGTCTGATTAAGACTGGGATTAACTGGCTGGGCGACCCAACGCTGGCAATGATGGCAGTTATTTTTGCTGATGTTTGGAAAACCACACCATTCATTAGTATTCTGCTGCTGGCTGGGTTACAATCTATTTCGCCAGACCTCTACGAAGCGCATTCAATTGATGGAGCTACACCCTGGCAAAACTTTACCAGAATTACTCTACCGCTGCTGCTGCCACAAATTTTGATCGCCCTATTATTTCGGTTTGCTCAAGCTTTCGGAATCTTCGACTTGATTGCAGTAATGACAGGTGGTGGCCCTGGTGGTGCGACTGAAGTGGTATCGCTCTACATTTATTCTACTGTGATGCGCTACTTAGATTTTGGTTATGGTGCAGCGTTGGTGGTAGTGACATTTTTGTTGCTGATTTTAGCGGTAGCGATCGCTAGTTTATTACTAACTAGATCCCGTGCCAAAACTTCTGGGGTAGCTTAA
- a CDS encoding ABC transporter substrate-binding protein encodes MAQQPVTLNLLMTAPDAQPWQQGMVKDFEAENPGIRLNIIEGPNATNLLEDLYTSAFLLGDSPYDLVNMDVIWTPKFAAAGWLRDLTDQISQEELAAFTPQDVEGGRYEGRLYRIPIRSDVGMLYYREDLLKEAGLEPPETFQDLMRVSKALQQQGKVNWGYVWQGRQYEGLVAMFVEVLEGFGGFWVNPDTLEVGLDRPETLQAIAFLKDTVQEGVSPPGVTTYQEEETRRFFQSGQAAFLRSWPYVWPLANEETSQIKGKIAIRPMVHAPNQTGGACLGGWGLGISKTSRHPKEAWKAIQYFTSIEAQRRFILSAGYVPSRRELFTDPEIVAKYAHYPQVLEVVQQAVLRPPIAQYAQVSDILQRYLSAALTNRMAPETAMKSAANETRRLLVQGKS; translated from the coding sequence ATGGCTCAGCAGCCAGTCACCCTCAACTTGTTGATGACAGCCCCCGATGCTCAACCTTGGCAACAAGGTATGGTAAAAGATTTTGAGGCAGAAAATCCTGGCATTCGGCTGAATATTATTGAGGGGCCGAATGCTACAAATTTACTCGAAGACCTCTATACTTCTGCTTTTCTTTTGGGCGATTCTCCTTACGATCTAGTAAATATGGACGTAATTTGGACACCCAAATTTGCCGCTGCTGGGTGGTTACGAGACCTCACGGATCAAATTAGCCAAGAGGAGTTAGCAGCATTTACGCCACAAGATGTGGAGGGGGGACGTTACGAAGGCAGACTGTACAGAATTCCAATTCGTTCCGATGTGGGGATGCTCTATTATCGGGAAGATTTATTAAAAGAAGCAGGATTGGAACCACCAGAAACGTTTCAAGATTTGATGAGAGTTTCCAAAGCCTTGCAGCAGCAAGGAAAAGTTAATTGGGGCTACGTTTGGCAGGGACGCCAATACGAAGGACTCGTGGCAATGTTTGTGGAAGTTCTCGAAGGTTTTGGCGGCTTTTGGGTTAATCCCGACACGCTAGAAGTGGGATTGGATCGGCCGGAAACTTTGCAAGCGATCGCATTCCTCAAAGACACCGTTCAAGAGGGCGTTTCTCCCCCAGGAGTAACAACTTATCAGGAAGAAGAAACCAGACGTTTTTTTCAAAGCGGTCAAGCAGCATTTCTCCGCAGTTGGCCCTATGTTTGGCCGTTAGCTAATGAAGAAACATCACAAATCAAAGGCAAAATTGCCATTAGACCGATGGTTCATGCTCCTAATCAAACTGGAGGAGCTTGTTTGGGAGGCTGGGGTTTAGGTATTTCTAAAACTTCCAGACATCCCAAAGAAGCTTGGAAAGCAATTCAATACTTTACGAGTATTGAAGCACAGCGCCGATTCATTTTAAGTGCGGGTTATGTGCCAAGCCGAAGAGAATTGTTTACCGATCCAGAAATCGTTGCTAAATACGCTCACTACCCACAAGTTCTAGAAGTTGTACAGCAAGCAGTTTTGCGTCCGCCAATTGCTCAATATGCCCAAGTGTCGGATATTTTGCAACGCTATCTTAGCGCCGCGCTAACTAATCGCATGGCTCCAGAAACAGCGATGAAATCCGCAGCTAATGAAACGCGGCGACTGCTAGTACAAGGCAAAAGCTAA
- a CDS encoding creatininase family protein, with amino-acid sequence MHNFIPPERFFPYLSWTDIQGMSDKENVVIIQPVGAIEQHGPHLPIIVDSAIGVAVVGKALAKLDSGIPAYALPPLYYGKSNEHWHFPGTITLSAETLLAVLKEMADSVYRAGFRKLVLMNSHGGQPQVMEIAARDLHQKYEDFLVFPLFTWRVPHVAKELLTPKELEFGIHAGDAETSLLLSILPEQVKMEKAVAEYPQGLPEDSLLSMEGKLPFAWVTRDLSRSGVLGDPTTATKEKGDRLLESVSDGWVQVIKDIYKFRQPRCKT; translated from the coding sequence ATGCACAATTTTATTCCTCCTGAGCGGTTTTTTCCTTATCTGAGCTGGACTGATATCCAAGGAATGTCCGATAAGGAAAATGTGGTAATTATTCAGCCTGTGGGTGCTATTGAGCAACATGGCCCTCATCTGCCGATTATTGTGGATTCGGCTATTGGTGTGGCTGTGGTTGGTAAGGCTTTGGCAAAGTTAGATTCAGGGATTCCTGCATACGCTTTACCGCCTTTGTATTATGGGAAATCAAACGAACATTGGCATTTTCCGGGGACGATTACTTTAAGTGCGGAGACACTTTTGGCTGTTTTAAAGGAGATGGCTGATAGTGTTTATCGGGCAGGTTTTCGGAAGTTGGTGTTGATGAATTCTCATGGGGGACAACCGCAGGTAATGGAAATTGCGGCGCGGGATTTGCATCAGAAATATGAAGATTTTCTGGTGTTTCCATTATTTACTTGGCGTGTTCCGCACGTTGCTAAAGAGTTACTGACTCCGAAAGAATTGGAATTTGGTATTCATGCGGGAGATGCGGAAACAAGTCTGCTGCTGTCTATTTTGCCGGAACAAGTGAAGATGGAAAAGGCGGTTGCTGAGTATCCGCAAGGTTTACCGGAAGATAGTTTGTTGAGTATGGAGGGAAAGTTACCTTTTGCTTGGGTGACGCGAGACTTAAGTCGAAGTGGGGTTTTGGGAGATCCGACGACGGCGACTAAAGAAAAGGGCGATCGCTTGTTGGAATCGGTCTCTGATGGCTGGGTACAAGTTATCAAAGATATTTACAAGTTCCGTCAGCCGCGTTGTAAAACTTAA
- a CDS encoding carbohydrate ABC transporter permease, producing MTVIPQEQKTTPTPTPTGGVKIPWKKIFIPIVVAFVVLFSLAPVLWQLLTSVKVNEDIVAVPTVYFPTRYTLNHYIELFVRRPFWRYILNSAFVSITSTALALLIGAPAAYALARLRPWGAKVILAGVLIVTLFPGILLFLGLLEIIQGLRLANNYLALIIPYTAINLPLTILVLRSFFEQLPKDLEDAAKVDGYNTWQMLTQIVLPMTLPALVTTGILTFIFAWNEFIFALTFITREDMKTIPVAAAQLGGSSAFEIPYGAIAAATVLGTLPLVLLVLFFQRKIVQGLTAGAVKG from the coding sequence ATGACTGTAATTCCCCAAGAACAAAAAACGACTCCAACCCCAACTCCAACCGGAGGAGTCAAAATCCCCTGGAAAAAAATCTTCATCCCCATAGTAGTTGCTTTTGTGGTGCTATTTTCTCTAGCCCCCGTTTTGTGGCAATTGCTGACTTCAGTTAAGGTTAACGAAGATATTGTCGCCGTTCCCACGGTTTACTTTCCCACTCGATACACGCTCAATCACTACATTGAATTGTTCGTCCGTCGCCCGTTTTGGCGATACATTTTAAATAGTGCCTTCGTGTCGATTACTTCCACAGCTCTCGCTTTATTAATCGGAGCGCCCGCCGCCTACGCGCTGGCAAGATTGCGCCCTTGGGGTGCAAAAGTTATTCTTGCAGGTGTCCTCATTGTCACCTTATTCCCAGGGATTCTTTTATTCTTGGGGCTGTTGGAAATTATCCAAGGGCTGCGACTAGCAAATAACTATCTAGCGCTGATTATTCCCTATACGGCAATTAATCTACCTTTAACAATTTTGGTGCTACGAAGCTTTTTCGAGCAATTACCAAAAGACCTGGAAGACGCGGCTAAGGTTGATGGTTATAATACTTGGCAAATGCTAACACAAATCGTGTTACCAATGACATTACCTGCACTGGTGACAACGGGAATTCTGACTTTTATTTTTGCGTGGAACGAGTTTATTTTCGCCCTCACTTTCATCACCCGCGAAGATATGAAGACAATCCCCGTTGCAGCTGCACAGCTAGGCGGTTCCTCTGCATTTGAAATTCCCTATGGAGCGATCGCTGCTGCTACTGTCTTGGGAACATTGCCCCTCGTCTTACTGGTTTTATTCTTCCAGCGCAAGATTGTCCAAGGTTTAACAGCTGGTGCTGTCAAAGGTTAA
- a CDS encoding ABC transporter ATP-binding protein, which produces MARLELRNLNKTYTPKVIPVKDVSLSVEDGEFLTLLGPSGCGKSTILRLIAGLEEPTRGRVAIGDVDVTNKRPGDRNIAMVFQSYALYPHLTVYENIASGLRLKKTPSAEIKERVTEASRVLGLDELMNRKPGQMSGGQRQRVALARALVRSPDVFLLDEPLSNLDALLREKVRAEIKQLFAAQKVPVVYVTHDQTEAMTLSTKVAVLNKGDVQQLDPPHRIYNNPANQFVAGFVGSPQMNLLTVPCQGNSAMLGSFRIPLPEIPTTPPQIVLGIRPENVLIAQPEDRQTIRGRVYLVENLGMHNLISVRVESSQTEAVTIRALLPPDQQLSGEEVTLTLPPQFIHWFDVETGNAVFTKQPLTVGR; this is translated from the coding sequence ATGGCTAGACTCGAACTCAGAAACTTAAATAAAACCTATACTCCTAAAGTCATCCCAGTTAAAGACGTTAGCTTGAGTGTAGAAGATGGTGAATTTCTCACCTTACTAGGCCCTTCCGGGTGTGGTAAATCTACCATACTCCGACTAATTGCAGGTTTGGAGGAACCGACTCGCGGTCGAGTCGCTATCGGGGACGTAGATGTTACGAATAAACGACCAGGCGATCGCAATATTGCGATGGTGTTTCAAAGCTATGCCCTTTATCCACACTTAACTGTTTACGAAAACATTGCTTCTGGACTTAGACTGAAAAAAACTCCATCCGCAGAAATCAAAGAACGAGTAACAGAAGCTTCGCGAGTGTTGGGATTAGACGAGTTAATGAACCGCAAACCCGGTCAAATGTCTGGAGGACAAAGGCAACGGGTTGCTCTAGCACGCGCCCTGGTACGTAGCCCAGATGTATTCTTATTAGATGAACCTCTGAGTAACTTAGATGCGCTGTTGCGAGAAAAAGTCAGGGCGGAAATTAAGCAACTATTTGCAGCTCAAAAAGTCCCAGTTGTTTATGTTACCCACGACCAAACAGAAGCCATGACGCTTTCTACAAAAGTGGCTGTTCTTAATAAGGGTGACGTACAGCAACTTGACCCGCCGCACCGCATTTATAACAATCCAGCGAATCAATTTGTTGCTGGTTTTGTTGGCAGCCCGCAGATGAATTTGCTCACTGTTCCTTGCCAGGGAAATTCCGCAATGTTGGGTAGTTTCAGAATACCGTTGCCGGAAATTCCCACTACGCCGCCGCAAATTGTGCTGGGTATTCGTCCAGAAAATGTACTCATTGCCCAACCGGAAGATAGACAAACAATTCGGGGACGAGTGTATTTAGTAGAAAACTTGGGCATGCACAATTTAATTAGCGTCCGCGTTGAAAGTTCCCAGACAGAAGCAGTCACCATTCGGGCTTTGTTACCGCCAGATCAGCAGTTGAGTGGCGAGGAGGTAACGTTGACACTTCCTCCCCAATTTATTCACTGGTTTGATGTAGAGACGGGTAATGCTGTTTTCACCAAGCAACCGCTTACCGTTGGGCGTTAG